A genomic region of Photobacterium swingsii contains the following coding sequences:
- a CDS encoding phosphate-starvation-inducible protein PsiE: MPSHLPKAFSARFLKVFHILEAILLVAITLATLLAMVNEFIHVFNEQNIQLTDILLMFIYLEVLAMVQQFVANGKIPVRYPIYIAIMAIARYITLGMKELDGMFVVWLSLAAFILAAATLLIRIGHHYWPYEQVTDPSKIQPED; encoded by the coding sequence ATGCCTTCACATTTACCAAAAGCCTTTAGTGCTCGTTTTCTTAAAGTGTTTCATATTCTTGAAGCCATATTATTAGTCGCAATTACTTTGGCCACCTTGCTTGCCATGGTAAATGAATTCATTCATGTCTTTAACGAACAAAACATTCAGTTAACCGACATCTTACTCATGTTCATTTACCTTGAAGTGTTAGCCATGGTTCAACAATTTGTTGCCAACGGTAAAATCCCCGTTCGCTACCCTATCTACATTGCAATCATGGCAATTGCTCGTTACATCACTTTGGGCATGAAAGAGCTCGATGGTATGTTTGTCGTATGGTTGTCTTTAGCCGCCTTCATCTTAGCAGCTGCGACGCTACTCATTCGTATTGGCCACCACTATTGGCCTTACGAACAGGTAACGGATCCCTCTAAAATTCAGCCTGAAGATTGA
- a CDS encoding endonuclease/exonuclease/phosphatase family protein, whose product MFLKKSLLAVSIALTTLSGCNSNTPTEYSAARFATYNLSFDRATYEILADEMSMSHTEQSNLINMFKQSPERLTEDQKSTAKRIIQIRNVAETIQRVRPNAFVLAEFNNDGEGKDMTAINGFHDNYLAYSQNDQRPINFTFKKNVATNTGRASGFDLDRDGKKTDIKNDAWGFGGYHGQYAFAIFSQFEIDEKNVRTFQNFKWKDMPGEENLKIIDCKLSKSGCPTGMKEGDNWYSDEAWQQMPLSSKNHVDVPLIIPTKAGNEVIHFLVSHPAPPIFNNVANHNYEHNRAELKFWDDYINAKSYFYDDNGKTGGLAAGSKFIIAGDMNADAMKGDGDRLTIDKLLKSPYVNINATVGGKKPTSKGGPECFDLGHCKAENSNTLYPEAITSVSGLRLDYVIPSSNLSINNSGVFFPSSREEGYHLVFDKELGASKGVTSDHRMVWMDLDLTK is encoded by the coding sequence ATGTTTTTGAAAAAATCGCTGCTAGCCGTGTCAATTGCTCTCACAACATTGAGTGGCTGTAATAGCAATACGCCGACTGAATATTCTGCTGCCCGCTTTGCAACATACAATTTGTCCTTTGATCGAGCGACATATGAGATCCTAGCGGATGAAATGTCGATGAGTCACACAGAACAAAGTAATTTGATCAATATGTTCAAGCAATCACCAGAGCGGTTAACAGAAGATCAAAAATCGACAGCGAAACGCATTATTCAAATTCGCAATGTGGCTGAAACTATTCAACGTGTTCGCCCTAACGCTTTTGTTTTAGCTGAATTCAATAACGATGGCGAAGGTAAAGACATGACAGCAATTAATGGCTTTCATGATAATTATTTAGCATATTCTCAAAATGACCAACGCCCAATCAACTTTACATTCAAAAAGAATGTCGCGACCAACACAGGTAGAGCCAGTGGATTTGACTTAGACCGCGATGGTAAGAAAACGGATATCAAGAATGATGCATGGGGTTTTGGCGGCTACCACGGTCAGTATGCGTTCGCAATTTTCTCTCAATTTGAAATTGATGAGAAAAATGTCCGCACCTTCCAAAACTTCAAATGGAAAGATATGCCAGGAGAAGAAAACCTAAAAATCATTGACTGCAAACTAAGTAAATCAGGTTGCCCGACCGGTATGAAAGAAGGTGATAATTGGTATTCTGACGAAGCTTGGCAGCAGATGCCATTATCCTCGAAAAACCACGTCGATGTACCACTGATTATTCCGACAAAAGCTGGCAATGAAGTTATTCACTTTTTGGTCTCACATCCTGCGCCTCCGATCTTTAACAATGTTGCCAACCATAACTACGAGCACAATCGCGCCGAGTTAAAATTCTGGGATGATTACATCAATGCCAAAAGCTATTTCTACGACGACAATGGCAAAACTGGCGGTTTAGCTGCAGGTAGCAAATTTATTATTGCTGGTGACATGAATGCAGATGCAATGAAAGGCGACGGCGATCGACTCACTATCGATAAACTATTAAAAAGTCCTTATGTAAACATCAACGCCACTGTTGGTGGTAAAAAACCAACCAGTAAAGGCGGCCCTGAGTGTTTCGATCTTGGTCACTGTAAAGCAGAAAACAGCAATACCCTCTACCCTGAAGCGATCACTAGCGTTTCTGGCTTACGCCTAGACTACGTTATCCCTTCATCAAATCTGAGTATCAATAATTCAGGTGTATTCTTTCCATCGAGCCGAGAAGAAGGTTACCACTTAGTTTTTGATAAAGAGCTCGGTGCAAGTAAAGGTGTGACATCAGATCACCGTATGGTGTGGATGGACTTAGATCTCACGAAATAA
- the cobO gene encoding cob(I)yrinic acid a,c-diamide adenosyltransferase, whose amino-acid sequence MVDHNQKDERYKARQQKVKESVDAKVNAAQIEKGLFLIITGNGKGKSTSGFGTVARAVGHGLRCGVGQFIKGTWDCGERNLLEQHDVTFAVMATGFTWETQNKEADKQAAQTTWAECKKMLADEHYDLVLLDEMTYMVNYGYIELDDVLTAISQRPAHQSVIITGRAAHRDLIEVADTVSEVRNIKHAFESGIKARKGVDW is encoded by the coding sequence ATGGTCGACCACAATCAAAAAGATGAACGCTATAAAGCACGCCAACAAAAAGTCAAAGAAAGCGTCGATGCGAAAGTAAATGCAGCACAAATAGAAAAAGGGCTGTTCCTCATTATAACAGGCAACGGCAAGGGCAAGTCCACTTCTGGGTTTGGCACAGTCGCACGTGCTGTGGGACACGGTCTGCGCTGTGGTGTCGGTCAATTTATCAAGGGGACATGGGATTGCGGCGAACGTAACCTTTTGGAACAACATGATGTTACCTTTGCGGTTATGGCCACTGGTTTTACGTGGGAAACCCAAAATAAAGAAGCTGATAAACAAGCAGCACAAACCACATGGGCCGAATGCAAAAAAATGTTGGCCGATGAACACTACGATCTGGTATTACTTGATGAAATGACCTACATGGTTAATTATGGCTACATCGAGTTAGACGATGTTCTTACCGCAATTTCACAACGCCCAGCGCACCAGTCTGTGATCATTACGGGGCGAGCAGCACACCGCGATTTAATCGAAGTCGCCGATACCGTATCAGAAGTACGTAACATCAAGCACGCATTTGAAAGTGGAATAAAAGCTCGTAAAGGGGTGGATTGGTAG
- a CDS encoding adenosylcobinamide-GDP ribazoletransferase, protein MQSEASPHTLTAKARLQWEIFLVALAFFTRIPIPKDTPYSADRLNKANRYFGLVGCLIGTISAAVYLLAVQCFPANIAIGFAIVASLLITGAFHEDGLADVFDGFGGGWTVEQKLDIMKDSRLGTYGAAALIMMLTFKWLALSELAELNKLLPAIALFTLHGLSRICAASLIFSYPYVRADQNSKVKPLANQQSPYDLWVLIFTGCFILLLLPLALATALVLILGLTRYGCGLWFKQQLGGYTGDCLGATQQLSELAGYLVILAFFTT, encoded by the coding sequence ATGCAATCAGAAGCGTCCCCACACACGTTGACAGCGAAAGCGAGGTTGCAGTGGGAAATCTTCTTAGTGGCATTAGCTTTTTTTACCCGTATTCCTATACCCAAAGATACTCCCTACTCCGCTGATCGGCTCAATAAGGCCAATCGCTATTTCGGTTTAGTTGGTTGTCTGATTGGGACAATTAGCGCAGCGGTATATTTACTGGCTGTGCAATGCTTTCCAGCCAACATAGCCATTGGCTTTGCGATAGTTGCTAGCTTACTCATCACAGGTGCATTCCACGAAGATGGCCTTGCTGATGTATTCGATGGATTCGGTGGTGGCTGGACTGTCGAACAAAAGCTCGACATCATGAAAGACTCACGGTTAGGCACCTATGGTGCAGCAGCACTGATCATGATGCTTACCTTTAAATGGCTAGCACTGAGCGAACTGGCTGAATTGAATAAACTACTGCCTGCGATAGCTCTCTTTACACTTCACGGCTTAAGCCGAATCTGTGCAGCAAGTTTAATTTTTTCATACCCCTATGTTAGAGCAGATCAAAACAGCAAAGTTAAACCATTGGCCAACCAACAAAGTCCTTATGACCTGTGGGTTTTAATCTTCACTGGTTGCTTTATATTATTGCTACTCCCGCTTGCGCTAGCGACTGCGCTTGTTCTTATTCTTGGGCTAACGCGCTATGGCTGTGGCCTATGGTTTAAACAACAGCTGGGGGGATATACCGGGGACTGTTTAGGAGCAACACAGCAATTAAGTGAACTCGCGGGTTATCTCGTTATATTAGCGTTCTTCACTACATAA
- the cobT gene encoding nicotinate-nucleotide--dimethylbenzimidazole phosphoribosyltransferase codes for MFTITSPSQEHHEAIQQRIDTKTKPLGSLGQLEDIAKQIALIQQTDTLSIKHPYMLVFAADHGIAAHGISIAPQAVTQQMVANFLHGGAAINCFCHSNDMAMMVIDAGILVEPDDHPMLKKQRIAAGTLDFSQQAAMSREQAITAIEYGASAVETTYQQGTNLVAFGEMGIGNTSSATAIMASILSLPIDECIGRGTGIDDQQLSLKEHLITQGLNRHQASMTDPIAILTTVGGFEIAQIVGGMLKAAENKMIVLVDGFIATAAAMLAVEMHPEAKAYFIFCHCSQEAGHQRMLNHLEASPLLNLGLRLGEGTGAALSLPLIRSACAFYNDMASFEQAGVTV; via the coding sequence ATGTTTACCATCACTTCTCCCTCCCAAGAACATCACGAAGCTATCCAGCAAAGAATTGATACAAAAACCAAACCGCTTGGGTCGCTAGGGCAACTTGAAGACATTGCTAAACAAATCGCGCTAATTCAACAAACTGACACGCTATCAATTAAACATCCTTATATGTTGGTTTTTGCCGCAGATCACGGTATTGCAGCTCATGGGATTAGTATTGCCCCACAAGCAGTAACTCAGCAAATGGTGGCAAATTTTCTTCATGGCGGCGCAGCCATTAACTGTTTTTGCCACAGTAATGACATGGCTATGATGGTGATTGATGCAGGGATATTAGTTGAACCCGATGATCACCCAATGTTGAAAAAGCAACGCATTGCAGCAGGAACACTCGACTTTAGCCAACAAGCAGCCATGAGCCGTGAGCAAGCGATCACGGCAATAGAATATGGTGCAAGCGCAGTAGAAACCACTTATCAACAAGGAACAAATCTCGTAGCCTTTGGCGAAATGGGGATCGGTAATACAAGCAGCGCTACAGCCATTATGGCCAGTATTCTTAGCTTACCAATTGATGAATGTATAGGTCGTGGTACAGGTATTGATGATCAACAATTATCTCTCAAAGAACACCTGATCACACAAGGGTTGAATCGCCACCAAGCATCAATGACGGATCCAATCGCCATCTTAACTACTGTTGGTGGATTTGAAATCGCACAAATTGTCGGTGGTATGTTAAAGGCCGCTGAAAATAAGATGATTGTACTGGTTGATGGCTTTATCGCGACAGCTGCTGCTATGCTAGCGGTCGAAATGCACCCTGAAGCAAAAGCCTACTTCATCTTTTGTCACTGCTCACAAGAGGCAGGACACCAACGCATGCTAAACCACCTAGAGGCTTCGCCATTATTAAACCTTGGTCTACGCCTAGGTGAAGGCACAGGCGCTGCACTTTCTCTTCCACTTATTCGTTCAGCCTGTGCTTTTTATAATGACATGGCGAGCTTTGAGCAAGCAGGGGTGACAGTGTGA
- a CDS encoding D-alanine--D-alanine ligase yields the protein MLKKIAVLYGGNSSERAVSLMSGEAVSAALQRKGYDVVPVDIDENFDLTSLKSHNIDKAFLALHGGIGEDGTLQAALKMLNIPYTGSHHRASAIGIDKGLTKKVWQAAGIPTPLFIELNKAYYEESQLDERADSFTFPVVVKPVTQGCSIGINQANDLDELKFFVDEAFKYEDTVIIEDYVHGREFTVSLLNGVALPAVEIDHSHSFFDHAAKFSAADTKYHCPANLTAEQEKAIRSLACRAFEAVGATGWGRVDIMADPDGFFYAIEVNTIPGMTQRSVFPLASQQVGLNYDDTVDAILNSH from the coding sequence GTGTTAAAGAAAATTGCAGTACTTTATGGTGGCAACTCAAGTGAACGTGCGGTCTCATTAATGTCTGGAGAAGCCGTATCCGCCGCGCTACAGCGTAAAGGTTATGATGTCGTTCCTGTTGATATTGATGAAAATTTTGATTTAACTAGCCTAAAAAGCCATAACATTGATAAAGCCTTTCTCGCTCTTCATGGCGGTATCGGCGAAGATGGGACCTTGCAGGCAGCTCTGAAAATGCTAAACATTCCTTATACTGGCAGCCATCACCGTGCTTCTGCTATTGGAATCGATAAGGGATTAACTAAAAAAGTATGGCAAGCAGCGGGAATCCCAACACCGCTATTTATTGAGCTAAATAAAGCCTACTACGAAGAAAGTCAATTAGACGAACGTGCCGATTCTTTTACTTTTCCTGTAGTCGTTAAACCTGTAACTCAAGGTTGTAGCATTGGTATCAATCAAGCAAATGATTTAGATGAATTGAAGTTCTTTGTTGATGAAGCCTTCAAATATGAAGATACCGTTATTATTGAAGACTATGTCCACGGCCGTGAATTTACTGTGAGTTTACTTAACGGTGTCGCTTTACCTGCCGTCGAGATCGATCACTCTCACTCTTTCTTCGATCACGCTGCAAAGTTCAGCGCCGCTGACACCAAATACCACTGCCCAGCCAACTTAACAGCAGAGCAAGAGAAAGCGATTCGTTCACTAGCTTGTCGTGCGTTTGAAGCCGTTGGCGCGACTGGCTGGGGCCGAGTCGATATCATGGCTGATCCTGACGGTTTCTTCTATGCCATTGAAGTCAATACAATCCCAGGCATGACACAACGTAGCGTCTTCCCACTTGCAAGCCAGCAAGTAGGACTCAACTATGATGATACAGTCGACGCAATCTTAAACAGTCACTAA
- a CDS encoding low molecular weight protein-tyrosine-phosphatase — translation MSNNSYKILVICMGNICRSPTAEAVLRQKVRERSLNVVVDSAGTISYHTGSSPDPRSIAAGEARGYDFSGITARSIQPADFEIFDKLLVADNNNLEDVLSICPPHLHDKVELFMRYGEGERDEIPDPYYGGARGFEYVLDLVEDAADHLLDSIQTYTSSSSQG, via the coding sequence ATGTCTAATAATTCGTACAAGATTTTAGTGATTTGCATGGGGAATATTTGTCGCTCCCCAACAGCTGAAGCCGTACTAAGGCAAAAAGTACGAGAGCGTAGTCTTAATGTTGTTGTCGACTCTGCAGGCACTATCAGTTACCACACTGGAAGTAGCCCGGATCCTCGTTCTATTGCGGCCGGTGAAGCCAGAGGTTACGATTTTTCTGGTATTACTGCGCGTTCGATCCAACCCGCTGATTTTGAAATCTTCGATAAGTTATTGGTTGCTGATAACAATAACTTAGAAGATGTGTTATCCATTTGTCCTCCTCATTTACACGACAAGGTTGAGTTATTTATGCGCTATGGTGAAGGGGAGCGGGATGAAATACCTGATCCTTATTATGGTGGTGCGCGTGGCTTTGAGTATGTCTTGGATCTAGTCGAAGATGCAGCCGACCACTTGCTTGATTCAATTCAAACTTATACTAGCTCTAGCTCACAAGGCTAG
- a CDS encoding SulP family inorganic anion transporter — translation MFEFPQFSRQSVKNDVLSGLTVALALVPEAVAFAFVAGVDPMVGLYAAFIVGLVTAVFGGRPGMISGATGAMAVVMVSLVAEHGIEYLFAAVMLAGVLQILAGVFKLGKFIRMVPHPVMIGFVNGLAIVIFLAQLGQFKVPDAAGTLQWMQGAELYTMLGLVGLTMFIIHFLPKITKAVPSSLVAIITVTALVHGLGLDSRTVIDFVRSMSGDADATLAGSLPTFALPQVGFNLETLQIILPYSLVLAAVGLIESLLTLTVIDEMTGTRGQSNRECVSQGMANVTCSVFGAMGGCAMIGQSMININSGGRGRLSGITGAVGLLLFILFGSALIEVIPLAALVGVMFMVVIGTFEWASLKMMRKVPKHDFFAIILVTCVTVAADLALAVIVGVIYSALVFAWEHAKHIYASTHIDENGSKIYEVNGPLFFGSASHFLELFDAKNDPKDVIIDFAKSRVSDHSAIEAIDTIAERYASQGKTLHIRHLSQECRSLLKKAGNLVEVNLMEDPTYKVATDTLGG, via the coding sequence ATGTTTGAATTCCCTCAATTTTCACGTCAGTCTGTAAAGAATGACGTTTTATCAGGCTTAACGGTCGCACTGGCTTTAGTGCCTGAAGCTGTTGCCTTCGCCTTTGTTGCTGGTGTCGACCCTATGGTGGGTCTATATGCAGCATTTATTGTAGGCTTAGTAACTGCAGTATTTGGTGGCCGCCCAGGTATGATTTCTGGTGCAACCGGTGCGATGGCTGTTGTCATGGTCAGCCTTGTTGCTGAGCACGGTATCGAGTACCTATTTGCCGCTGTGATGCTAGCAGGTGTACTCCAAATTCTTGCGGGCGTCTTTAAGCTTGGTAAGTTTATCCGTATGGTACCGCACCCTGTAATGATCGGCTTTGTAAATGGCTTGGCGATCGTTATTTTCCTAGCCCAACTTGGCCAATTTAAAGTACCGGATGCAGCAGGCACACTTCAATGGATGCAAGGCGCTGAGCTTTACACTATGTTAGGCCTAGTCGGTCTAACCATGTTCATCATCCACTTTCTGCCAAAAATCACGAAAGCAGTACCCTCTTCACTGGTTGCAATTATCACAGTAACAGCGCTGGTTCATGGCTTAGGCTTAGACTCTCGTACTGTTATCGATTTTGTCCGCTCGATGAGTGGCGATGCCGATGCAACACTCGCAGGTAGCTTACCAACATTTGCACTCCCACAAGTTGGCTTTAACTTAGAAACGCTGCAAATTATCCTACCTTACTCCTTAGTACTTGCTGCTGTTGGTCTAATCGAATCACTACTGACGCTAACGGTTATTGATGAAATGACAGGTACTCGTGGTCAAAGTAACCGCGAGTGTGTAAGCCAAGGTATGGCTAACGTAACTTGTTCAGTGTTTGGTGCTATGGGTGGTTGTGCCATGATTGGCCAATCAATGATCAACATTAACTCTGGTGGTCGTGGTCGTCTATCTGGTATCACAGGCGCTGTTGGCCTATTACTCTTCATTCTATTTGGATCGGCACTGATCGAAGTCATTCCACTAGCAGCACTTGTTGGTGTGATGTTCATGGTAGTGATCGGTACTTTTGAGTGGGCAAGCTTGAAGATGATGCGCAAAGTACCAAAACATGACTTCTTTGCCATTATTCTAGTAACCTGTGTAACTGTTGCTGCAGACCTTGCGTTAGCGGTTATCGTCGGTGTTATCTACTCAGCGCTTGTTTTTGCTTGGGAACATGCAAAGCACATTTACGCATCTACACACATTGATGAAAATGGCTCTAAAATTTATGAAGTCAATGGTCCACTCTTCTTTGGCTCTGCTTCTCACTTCCTTGAGCTATTTGATGCGAAAAATGACCCTAAAGATGTGATCATCGATTTTGCTAAATCACGCGTATCGGATCACTCTGCCATCGAAGCGATTGATACTATTGCAGAGCGTTACGCAAGCCAAGGTAAGACACTTCATATTCGTCATCTAAGCCAAGAGTGTCGTTCACTACTGAAAAAAGCTGGCAATCTGGTTGAAGTGAACCTAATGGAAGATCCAACCTACAAAGTAGCAACAGATACCCTAGGTGGTTAA
- the rne gene encoding ribonuclease E, which translates to MKRMLINATQKEELRVALVDGQKLFDLDIESPGHESKKANIYKGRITRIEPSLEAAFVDYGAERHGFLPLKEIARDYFPANYTYQGRPNIKEVLNEGQEVIVQVDKEERGNKGAALTTFISLAGSYLVLMPNNPRAGGISRRIEGEERTQLKAALSTLELPQGMGLIVRTAGVGKSAEELEWDLNVLLNHWSAVKEAADAAEAPFLIHQESNVIARAIRDYLRRDIGEILIDSPKIFDRARDHIKLVRPDFLSRVKRYEGEVPLFSHYQIESQIESAFQREVRLPSGGSIVIDPTEALTSIDINSARATKGGDIEETALQTNLEAADEIARQLRLRDLGGLVVIDFIDMTPVRHQREVENRLREAVRIDRARVQIGRISRFGLLEMSRQRLSPSLAEASHHVCPRCTGTGVVRDNESLALSILRLIEEEALKDNSAQVLAIVPVAVASYLLNEKRRSVQHIEKFHNVRVIIVPNADMETPHFEVLRVRGGEENDALSYLIPKNLEALKEAEAAEQQQPERIVKKREEPVLQGFAAPKQPAPTAKPAAKPTAAPKAEEEKPGLFSRLFSAIANFFSGSAEQETEKKEQEQKDNRQRRDNRNNRNNRNNRRDKDNRRRNNRQQDGERNDNENRENRENRNPRNNRGDRNQGEQRQRRNDKTKQERQDRNAQGDKPNKQRSPRNEEAKEQKRQSRKEEAQAQKRQKQEQQSVAAENVQADDQQREQAKAAKVKQRRQRRQLRKKVRVADEAESAVVQETAQVEVQAPEVVEKPVTSPLQEMGTSMAKEAQSEAVPQDQVEQQAQTADQDQDAEQNEREGGQRRNRRSPRHLRASGQRRRRLRDTRVEKPSDEDAVSDAIGHAVAEASDTLNDIENVVSVVEKPQAVRPRTGVASPEMAMGKVWARAPKPAVTAVETAPVEADAVEAPVAETPVQTEAVTTLSGVAMPELAMGKAFPLRDDAIVSEDAAANVEETVATEATVETAVAQEAPVVETPAVEAPVTETSIEPVVAPVATPAEKVLVTATSPRGKHAVAMMAKAPAPVETAEAVIVASAPLRTERLQARQAGSQTATSKATAPMASTMLN; encoded by the coding sequence ATGAAAAGAATGTTGATTAACGCAACTCAGAAGGAAGAGTTGCGCGTCGCATTAGTTGATGGGCAGAAGCTGTTCGATCTTGATATCGAAAGCCCTGGCCACGAATCTAAAAAAGCAAATATCTACAAAGGCCGCATCACGCGCATCGAACCAAGCCTGGAAGCAGCGTTCGTTGATTATGGTGCTGAGCGTCATGGTTTCCTCCCTCTTAAAGAAATCGCGCGCGATTACTTCCCAGCTAATTACACTTACCAAGGTCGTCCAAACATCAAGGAAGTGCTAAATGAAGGCCAAGAAGTTATCGTTCAAGTCGACAAAGAAGAACGAGGCAACAAAGGCGCTGCGCTTACCACTTTCATCTCTCTAGCTGGTAGCTACCTTGTACTGATGCCTAATAATCCTCGTGCTGGCGGTATTTCTCGCCGTATCGAAGGTGAAGAGCGTACCCAACTTAAAGCAGCACTAAGCACATTAGAACTACCGCAAGGTATGGGTCTGATTGTTCGTACTGCTGGCGTGGGTAAATCAGCCGAAGAACTTGAGTGGGATTTAAACGTTCTACTTAACCACTGGAGCGCAGTAAAAGAAGCAGCAGATGCTGCTGAAGCCCCATTCCTGATTCACCAAGAAAGTAACGTTATTGCTCGTGCAATTCGTGATTACCTTCGTCGTGACATCGGTGAAATCCTAATCGATAGCCCTAAAATCTTCGACCGCGCACGCGATCACATCAAACTGGTTCGCCCAGATTTCTTGTCTCGTGTTAAACGTTACGAAGGTGAAGTGCCGCTATTTAGCCACTATCAAATTGAAAGCCAAATCGAATCTGCGTTCCAGCGTGAAGTTCGTTTGCCTTCTGGTGGCTCAATCGTTATCGACCCAACTGAAGCGCTAACCTCTATCGATATCAACTCTGCTCGCGCAACAAAGGGTGGCGATATTGAAGAAACAGCACTACAAACAAACCTTGAAGCAGCAGATGAAATTGCTCGTCAACTTCGTCTACGTGACTTAGGTGGCCTAGTTGTTATCGACTTTATCGATATGACGCCAGTTCGTCACCAGCGTGAAGTTGAAAACCGCCTACGTGAAGCCGTTCGTATTGACCGTGCTCGCGTACAAATTGGCCGTATTTCACGCTTCGGTCTGCTTGAAATGTCACGCCAACGCCTAAGCCCTTCTTTGGCTGAAGCTAGCCACCACGTATGTCCACGTTGTACGGGTACAGGTGTCGTTCGTGATAACGAGTCACTGGCACTGTCTATTCTTCGTTTAATTGAAGAAGAAGCATTAAAAGATAACAGTGCGCAAGTACTGGCTATCGTCCCTGTGGCAGTTGCATCGTACCTATTGAATGAAAAACGTCGTTCAGTACAGCACATCGAGAAGTTCCACAATGTTCGTGTCATCATTGTTCCTAATGCTGATATGGAAACACCGCACTTTGAAGTACTTCGTGTACGTGGCGGTGAAGAAAATGATGCACTTTCTTACCTGATTCCTAAGAATCTGGAAGCACTAAAAGAAGCGGAAGCGGCAGAACAACAACAGCCTGAGCGCATTGTTAAAAAACGCGAAGAGCCTGTACTTCAAGGCTTTGCTGCACCAAAACAACCAGCACCTACTGCTAAACCAGCGGCGAAACCTACTGCTGCTCCAAAAGCGGAAGAAGAAAAGCCTGGTTTGTTTAGCCGTCTATTCTCTGCAATTGCTAACTTCTTCTCAGGTTCTGCTGAACAAGAAACGGAAAAGAAAGAACAAGAGCAAAAAGATAACCGCCAGCGTCGTGACAACCGCAATAACCGCAACAACCGCAATAACCGTCGCGATAAGGACAACCGTCGCCGCAATAACCGTCAACAAGATGGTGAGCGTAATGACAACGAAAACCGTGAAAATCGTGAAAACCGCAATCCGCGTAACAACCGTGGTGATAGAAACCAAGGTGAACAACGCCAGCGTCGTAACGATAAAACGAAGCAAGAACGCCAAGATCGCAACGCTCAAGGTGATAAGCCGAACAAACAACGTTCGCCTCGTAACGAAGAAGCTAAAGAGCAAAAGCGTCAATCTCGTAAAGAGGAAGCGCAAGCTCAAAAGCGTCAGAAGCAAGAGCAACAATCTGTTGCCGCTGAAAACGTTCAAGCTGATGATCAACAGCGCGAACAAGCGAAAGCAGCGAAAGTAAAACAACGCCGCCAACGCCGTCAACTTCGTAAGAAAGTACGTGTAGCTGATGAAGCAGAAAGCGCAGTAGTGCAAGAGACAGCACAAGTTGAAGTACAAGCGCCTGAAGTTGTTGAAAAGCCAGTAACCTCACCTCTTCAAGAGATGGGTACTTCTATGGCGAAAGAAGCACAATCAGAAGCCGTACCTCAAGATCAAGTTGAGCAGCAAGCTCAAACTGCTGATCAAGACCAAGATGCAGAGCAGAACGAACGTGAAGGCGGTCAACGTCGCAACCGTCGTTCACCTCGTCACCTACGCGCAAGTGGTCAACGTCGTCGCCGTCTACGTGATACACGTGTTGAAAAACCATCTGACGAAGACGCTGTTTCAGATGCTATCGGCCACGCTGTTGCTGAGGCTTCAGACACGCTAAACGACATCGAAAACGTTGTTTCAGTTGTTGAGAAACCGCAAGCTGTTCGTCCTCGTACTGGCGTTGCATCACCAGAAATGGCGATGGGCAAAGTATGGGCTCGTGCACCTAAGCCTGCAGTGACAGCTGTTGAAACTGCACCGGTCGAGGCTGACGCTGTTGAAGCACCTGTTGCTGAAACACCAGTACAGACAGAAGCAGTAACAACATTGTCTGGCGTTGCTATGCCTGAATTAGCAATGGGTAAAGCTTTCCCGCTTCGTGACGATGCTATTGTTTCAGAAGATGCAGCCGCTAACGTTGAAGAAACAGTTGCTACAGAAGCAACGGTTGAAACAGCAGTAGCGCAAGAAGCACCTGTTGTTGAAACACCAGCAGTTGAAGCGCCTGTTACAGAAACAAGCATTGAACCCGTTGTTGCACCCGTTGCTACTCCAGCAGAGAAAGTGCTAGTAACCGCAACGTCACCTCGTGGTAAACACGCAGTAGCGATGATGGCAAAAGCACCAGCGCCTGTTGAAACAGCAGAAGCCGTTATTGTGGCAAGTGCACCACTACGTACGGAACGCCTACAAGCGCGCCAAGCAGGTAGCCAAACCGCAACAAGCAAAGCGACTGCACCAATGGCAAGCACAATGCTTAACTAA